The following are encoded together in the Malaya genurostris strain Urasoe2022 chromosome 3, Malgen_1.1, whole genome shotgun sequence genome:
- the LOC131435083 gene encoding thymus-specific serine protease-like, translating to MRLVLLIYLIGSLAILEATHNQRWEMLHREPPIQGKSMKNVRTVETKWIRQKVDNFDPQNPSTWSMRYMENADYYESGGPLFVYVGGEWTINAGSISWGHFHDMAKDLGAYLFYTEHRFYGLSRPTASTRTDLLKFLNIDQALADLAHFVEEMRNTIPGASNAKVIMAGGSYAGTMVAWFRQKYPHLIDGAWASSAPLLAKLDFVEYKEVVTESIRLVGGDDCANRIDRAYDQMEDLLNQGEFDRVREEFKVCDNIDFSYRYDTSNFLSTISDYLAGTVQYHRTGDIEGVCEIINDESITDDMTALANWFTRYVYDCVDLSYYETIYYYRNTSWDHGANRGAMRPWLYQTCAEYGWYQTSGSENQIFGSGFPVEFYLRMCSDLYNYVFTRTLLESNVARTNVIYGHMAPAVTNVFFTHGQLDPWRPMGLQEDLNEHSPAVVIPLASHCEDLSSISDADSPEMLAAKERIFELIQLWLSNGPNVP from the exons ATGAGGTTGGTGCTTTTGATTTACCTGATAGGATCGCTTGCAATTCTCGAAGCTACCCACAATCAACGATGGGAGATGTTACATCGCGAGCCTCCAATTCAAGgcaaatcgatgaaaaacgttcGAACGGTAGAAACCAAATGGATAAGGCAAAAAGTAGATAATTTCGATCCTCAGAATCCTTCCACATGGAGCATG CGATACATGGAAAATGCTGACTACTATGAATCGGGTGGACCACTGTTCGTGTATGTTGGTGGTGAGTGGACCATCAACGCCGGTAGTATATCGTGGGGACATTTCCATGACATGGCGAAAGACCTTGGAGCATACCTGTTTTACACCGAACATCGGTTTTACGGATTGAGTCGTCCTACTGC GAGTACGAGGACTGACTTACTGAAGTTCTTGAATATCGATCAAGCATTAGCCGATTTGGCCCATTTCGTAGAGGAAATGAGAAATACCATTCCGGGTGCATCAAATGCAAAGGTAATCATGGCTGGTGGTTCATATGCAGGAACTATGGTAGCCTGGTTTAGGCAAAAGTATCCTCACCTGATAGATGGTGCGTGGGCATCGAGCGCACCATTGCTAGCTAAGTTGGACTTTGTAG AGTACAAGGAAGTAGTAACCGAATCAATTCGACTGGTTGGTGGTGATGACTGTGCCAATCGAATCGATAGAGCTTACGATCAAATGGAAGATCTGTTGAACCAGGGTGAGTTCGACAGGGTGCGCGAAGAATTCAAAGTATGCGACAACATAGATTTCTCGTACCGGTATGATACGAGTAATTTTCTAAGTACGATATCCGACTACTTAGCTGGAACAGTTCAGTATCATAGAACCGGAGATATAGAGGGTGTTTGTGAGATCATAAATGACGAATCGATTACTGATGATATGACGGCATTAGCAAATTGGTTCACTCGGTATGTTTACGATTGTGTGGATTTATCATATTACGAAACTATTTATTACTATCGGAATACAAGCTGGGATCACGGAGCAAATCGTGGAGCAA TGAGACCTTGGTTATATCAGACGTGTGCAGAATACGGATGGTATCAGACGTCGGGCTCGGAGAACCAAATCTTTGGATCAGGATTTCCCGTTGAATTTTACCTTAGAATGTGTTCTGATTTGTACAACTATGT GTTTACGAGAACTTTGCTAGAATCGAACGTCGCTCGAACTAATGTTATTTATGGTCATATGGCTCCGGCAGTTACCAACGTGTTCTTCACTCACGGACAGCTTGACCCGTGGCGACCGATGGGATTGCAAGAGGACCTGAATGAACATTCACCGGCGGTTGTTATTCCAT TGGCATCTCACTGCGAAGACCTCAGTTCCATCAGTGACGCAGATTCGCCAGAGATGCTAGCAGCGAAGGAACGTATTTTCGAACTCATTCAGCTATGGTTGAGCAATGGCCCCAACGTCCCCTAG